The following proteins come from a genomic window of Thermoproteus sp.:
- a CDS encoding class I SAM-dependent methyltransferase — MSDFYSSDEMAAFAARMFQMLGPLRDVSDASIYYSVEWLRVLSERKDKRAPLLLRLLLKGGHVDKDGRPRVKLRRPVLKTFLGDKFLEFHEAVTRGLARLDEAAALLKISMLSSPWYDHIRRQLVEVMRRASPKRVILPYIGEGFILEDFAELNVEALGYDVDREALRDAAEYKTAQLQVGDGCTVTARNFDAAVMFDALHWSVNPFKELMCISEALKPGGKFFVGNAVVESMPSISAVLHMAGAPNYFTARELDDILSAVGLVKVKVYSKTPYYMAVWERR, encoded by the coding sequence GTGTCGGATTTCTACTCGTCGGACGAAATGGCGGCCTTCGCGGCCAGGATGTTCCAAATGTTGGGGCCCCTCAGGGACGTCTCCGACGCCAGCATATACTACTCCGTCGAGTGGTTGCGCGTCTTGTCTGAACGTAAAGACAAGCGGGCCCCGTTGTTGTTGAGGTTGCTCCTCAAGGGCGGACATGTCGATAAGGACGGACGACCGCGCGTAAAGCTTCGGAGGCCCGTATTGAAGACGTTTCTGGGCGATAAGTTCCTCGAGTTCCACGAGGCTGTGACGAGGGGCCTTGCTAGACTCGACGAGGCGGCGGCCCTCTTGAAGATCTCTATGTTGTCCTCGCCTTGGTACGACCATATAAGGCGCCAGCTCGTAGAGGTAATGAGAAGGGCTTCTCCCAAGAGGGTAATACTGCCATATATAGGTGAGGGCTTCATCCTGGAGGATTTCGCCGAGCTCAATGTGGAGGCATTGGGTTACGACGTAGATCGGGAGGCGCTTAGAGACGCGGCCGAGTACAAAACCGCCCAGCTACAGGTGGGGGACGGATGTACGGTAACCGCAAGGAACTTCGACGCGGCCGTCATGTTCGATGCTCTGCATTGGTCTGTAAACCCCTTTAAGGAGCTCATGTGCATATCGGAGGCCCTTAAGCCCGGCGGCAAGTTCTTCGTGGGTAACGCCGTGGTCGAGTCCATGCCTAGCATATCCGCCGTTCTGCATATGGCGGGCGCGCCTAACTACTTCACGGCCAGGGAGCTAGACGATATACTGTCGGCAGTGGGTCTCGTCAAGGTTAAGGTCTATTCGAAGACGCCCTACTATATGGCGGTCTGGGAGAGGCGCTAA
- a CDS encoding ArsA family ATPase has product MKALLDTKTKYFFFGGKGGVGKTVVSAAVALYYAERGERTLLASFNPVHSLSSLFGQNLSGGAIKPVEGVDNLYAVEVEIGDVVEKYKERVTTLLRELFKWAELPVDTKPLVDIATTNPSFHEAAAFDKMMDVVLNEGKNYSRVIFDMAAVANAVRLIGLSKLYGLWLQRTIKMRQEALSLRYQLAFRKEKVMEEIKKDPVLNDLIALQDRYAKVREILRDPEQTRFVFVTIPTVLSISVVKRFIDMVKAYEIPIGGVVVNMVIPPEEIERDKTGFLKSKGEEQAKNLELIDRYFGSLVLSRVKMFPEDIVGLDRLRQFVKELVK; this is encoded by the coding sequence ATGAAAGCCCTGCTGGACACCAAGACCAAATACTTCTTCTTTGGAGGGAAGGGAGGCGTCGGGAAGACCGTCGTATCGGCCGCAGTTGCGTTATACTACGCCGAGAGGGGCGAGAGGACTCTGCTGGCCAGCTTCAATCCCGTCCACTCCCTCTCGTCCCTCTTCGGGCAGAACCTCAGCGGAGGCGCCATAAAGCCTGTCGAGGGCGTCGATAATCTATATGCCGTCGAGGTCGAAATAGGGGACGTAGTGGAGAAGTACAAAGAGCGCGTCACTACCCTCTTGAGGGAGCTCTTCAAATGGGCCGAACTGCCAGTCGACACGAAGCCTCTAGTCGATATCGCCACGACGAATCCCTCCTTCCACGAGGCCGCCGCCTTCGACAAGATGATGGACGTAGTGCTCAACGAGGGGAAGAACTACTCCCGCGTCATATTCGACATGGCCGCGGTGGCCAATGCCGTGAGGCTGATAGGGCTCTCCAAGCTGTACGGGCTGTGGTTGCAGAGGACTATAAAGATGAGGCAGGAGGCCCTGTCTCTAAGATATCAGCTGGCCTTCCGCAAGGAGAAGGTCATGGAGGAGATAAAGAAGGACCCAGTCCTCAACGACCTCATAGCGCTACAGGACCGCTACGCCAAGGTGAGGGAGATATTGAGGGACCCCGAACAGACTAGATTCGTCTTCGTGACTATACCCACGGTGCTCTCCATATCCGTAGTGAAGAGGTTTATCGATATGGTGAAGGCCTACGAGATACCTATAGGCGGCGTAGTGGTAAACATGGTGATCCCGCCAGAGGAGATAGAGAGGGATAAGACGGGCTTCCTCAAGTCTAAGGGCGAGGAACAAGCGAAGAATCTAGAGCTCATTGACCGCTACTTCGGTTCTCTCGTCCTCAGTAGGGTCAAGATGTTCCCCGAGGATATAGTGGGTCTGGACAGATTGAGGCAGTTCGTCAAGGAGCTCGTCAAATGA
- a CDS encoding TRC40/GET3/ArsA family transport-energizing ATPase translates to MIGLKGLLERKPRLKVLIYAGKGGLGKTTLSAASSLLLSREKKVLVFSTDPQASLSDVFERDVFGKGEVKIAENLYVLEIDADKRINEYVASIKKKIIDMYKLDKLPPDLEEYIDSAAAEPAMYESAVYDAMVDVVAEGKYDYYIFDMPPFGHGIRMVAMADILSKWVEKITELRQQAYDYGRVAASLKRAKLTYEDEILKELQYIRDRIVAFRNIITDRETAAFMIVVTPERMSILDTEKAIEMFSSLGLEVTGVVVNQVYPPELAKNPETPDYIRNRIAEQKKYMEEIWRKFGDMVISVVPMLNREPKGFEALSAVAKELWSPSRSFEEYL, encoded by the coding sequence ATGATAGGCCTCAAGGGGCTTCTGGAGAGAAAGCCGAGGCTTAAGGTGTTGATATACGCCGGAAAGGGCGGCTTGGGCAAGACGACCCTCAGCGCCGCGTCGTCCCTCTTGCTGTCTAGAGAGAAGAAGGTGCTTGTATTCAGCACAGACCCACAGGCGTCTCTAAGCGATGTCTTCGAGCGGGATGTCTTCGGGAAGGGCGAAGTGAAAATTGCCGAAAACCTCTACGTCCTCGAGATAGACGCCGACAAGAGGATAAACGAGTATGTGGCCTCCATAAAGAAGAAGATAATCGACATGTACAAGCTGGACAAACTCCCTCCGGACCTGGAGGAGTACATAGACAGCGCGGCGGCGGAGCCGGCCATGTACGAAAGCGCGGTGTACGACGCCATGGTGGACGTCGTGGCTGAGGGCAAATACGACTACTATATCTTCGACATGCCGCCGTTCGGTCACGGCATTAGGATGGTGGCAATGGCCGACATACTCAGCAAGTGGGTCGAGAAGATAACCGAGTTGAGGCAACAGGCATACGACTACGGCAGGGTCGCGGCGTCCTTGAAGCGCGCCAAGCTGACCTACGAGGACGAAATACTGAAGGAGCTCCAGTACATAAGGGATAGGATTGTGGCTTTCCGCAACATCATAACGGATAGGGAGACCGCGGCCTTCATGATAGTGGTGACGCCCGAGAGGATGAGTATACTCGACACGGAGAAGGCGATCGAGATGTTCTCGTCGTTGGGGCTGGAGGTCACCGGCGTCGTGGTGAACCAAGTCTACCCGCCGGAGCTCGCAAAAAACCCCGAGACTCCCGACTACATAAGAAACAGAATAGCGGAACAGAAGAAGTACATGGAAGAGATATGGCGGAAGTTCGGCGATATGGTGATATCGGTAGTGCCCATGTTGAATAGAGAGCCTAAGGGCTTCGAGGCGCTTTCGGCTGTGGCCAAAGAGCTCTGGTCGCCAAGTAGGTCCTTTGAGGAGTACCTATGA
- a CDS encoding carbon starvation CstA family protein has protein sequence MGFLNTPAPYVLAGLILYFITYMTYSRYIDRKIWQADPNRPTPAKMYFDGVEYFPVSKYVLFGYQFKSVAALGPIVGPLTAVLFYGWVPALLWVIFGNMFIGWVQDYSAMMMSVRNEGRSMGPITYKLLGGRARTILLVYLVFYLIIITAVFEWTIVDVLNRVTGTFEAVLFVLLGGILFGQMVFRLKWDVLRSTIIALLIVLVGYFLVAFVPAIRVPPVNFLDNPSFLQQFAPYAGGANPAALTWPGTNTALFWIVIISILYFAAAVTTMPKFLLPTVYVGYLPSIIALVLVLIAAIFSPLTGLTIQQTAIKALYVNPLVNPQGGPIWPILFVTIACGAISGWHSLISSGLSSKQLEYETDALPVGGGAMMTEGAVALSSIAAMMVLATPPAGAAAYVQGATTLTSKLLNVPPIFMNLLYGIFVTVMGLITSMLFVRVFRLTMAELFEGSILGNKYVSTIIILILAGFLAFVGSWTNLWIFFGGTNQLLAALALLLVAIFLASQKRPSAYTFIPGIFMAITTLAALAWETYVYGLYALMGKPIGVQAAAAKIYGAALPQVSNYISAAFGALLLVLGIIMTYYLIAGWVKYRREARK, from the coding sequence ATGGGCTTCTTAAATACACCAGCCCCCTATGTACTTGCCGGTCTAATACTATATTTCATTACATATATGACATATTCGAGATATATAGACCGCAAGATATGGCAGGCAGACCCCAATAGGCCCACCCCAGCCAAGATGTACTTCGACGGCGTGGAGTACTTCCCAGTGTCCAAATACGTCCTCTTCGGCTATCAGTTTAAGTCCGTGGCGGCGCTCGGCCCCATAGTGGGCCCGCTGACGGCCGTGCTCTTCTACGGCTGGGTCCCGGCGTTGCTTTGGGTGATATTCGGCAATATGTTCATCGGCTGGGTGCAAGACTACTCGGCCATGATGATGTCGGTGAGGAACGAGGGCCGCTCCATGGGGCCCATCACCTATAAGCTCCTAGGCGGCAGGGCGAGGACCATACTGTTGGTATATTTGGTGTTCTACCTCATAATAATCACAGCTGTGTTCGAATGGACCATAGTGGACGTCCTGAACAGAGTGACCGGCACCTTCGAGGCCGTGCTCTTCGTCCTCCTTGGAGGGATACTCTTCGGCCAGATGGTGTTTAGGCTCAAGTGGGACGTGCTCCGCTCGACCATAATAGCGCTCTTAATAGTGCTAGTGGGCTACTTCCTCGTCGCCTTTGTGCCCGCTATACGCGTCCCGCCGGTGAACTTCCTGGACAACCCGTCGTTCCTACAGCAGTTCGCGCCCTATGCGGGCGGAGCGAACCCAGCGGCGCTCACGTGGCCCGGCACTAACACGGCCCTGTTCTGGATCGTGATAATTTCAATTCTGTACTTCGCGGCGGCCGTGACGACTATGCCCAAGTTCCTACTGCCCACCGTCTATGTGGGCTATCTGCCCTCAATAATAGCGTTGGTGCTGGTCCTTATAGCCGCCATCTTTTCGCCGCTTACCGGCCTCACGATACAACAGACAGCCATTAAGGCGCTCTACGTAAACCCCTTGGTGAACCCGCAGGGAGGCCCCATATGGCCCATCCTCTTCGTCACCATCGCTTGCGGCGCCATATCGGGCTGGCACAGCTTGATATCCTCAGGCCTCTCGTCTAAACAGTTGGAGTACGAAACCGACGCGCTCCCGGTCGGAGGCGGCGCCATGATGACCGAAGGCGCCGTGGCGCTTTCGTCCATAGCGGCCATGATGGTCCTAGCCACCCCGCCGGCCGGAGCGGCGGCCTACGTCCAAGGCGCGACGACTCTGACCTCCAAGCTCCTCAATGTACCGCCGATATTTATGAACTTGCTCTACGGGATATTCGTCACTGTGATGGGCCTAATCACCTCCATGTTGTTCGTCAGGGTCTTCAGGCTCACAATGGCGGAACTCTTTGAGGGCTCCATCCTGGGCAACAAATATGTGTCGACCATCATAATTTTGATACTGGCGGGCTTCCTGGCCTTCGTGGGCAGTTGGACTAACCTCTGGATATTCTTCGGCGGCACCAACCAGCTCCTGGCGGCGCTCGCCCTATTATTGGTTGCCATATTCCTGGCGAGCCAGAAGAGGCCTTCGGCCTACACCTTCATACCGGGCATATTCATGGCCATAACCACGCTGGCCGCGCTGGCCTGGGAGACCTACGTCTACGGCCTGTATGCGTTGATGGGCAAGCCCATAGGCGTCCAAGCCGCCGCGGCCAAGATATACGGGGCCGCTCTGCCCCAAGTGTCTAATTACATCTCGGCGGCCTTCGGAGCTCTACTCTTGGTCTTAGGAATTATAATGACATACTACTTAATTGCAGGTTGGGTTAAATACAGAAGAGAAGCTAGGAAATAA
- a CDS encoding fucose isomerase, translating into MDVHLAVAASADVGVDIRSGYAKHFSDLLRNMGVGISPSADVAVVVVLTGGAEPEVLAESRQYNVIIAWPQYNSLPSALEAAAALKDMGKYVRVVRARSPGSDVSYQLLKSLRLVELIKSGVPKFGVVGSPNRWLVSSNLGLVITDYVPLEDTLRAVDPLEGLEDAQELLARAESSDFGAAKLAPIAAYAKRLFALARSRGWDGLTLGCWCFDRQAAARIGWTPCIALALLNQMGMPASCEGDLRVLYSIYVLSKLAGAPAWMGNVNWAEGDVVLLTHDGAPLIMADRYRITKRMLTNAPAAIQAEIGPGRPATLMRVSADLKRALLLRAVTAKAERIEACNTQVAFKVLNGPAESVVKSALGNHLAFVLDDVYEETREYLEYIGAKVVP; encoded by the coding sequence ATGGATGTGCATCTTGCGGTGGCCGCCTCCGCAGATGTTGGTGTAGACATAAGGAGCGGATACGCCAAACATTTTTCGGATTTGCTCCGCAATATGGGCGTAGGGATATCTCCTTCAGCCGATGTGGCCGTCGTGGTGGTCTTAACAGGCGGCGCGGAGCCGGAGGTCCTCGCCGAGTCGCGGCAGTACAATGTGATAATTGCGTGGCCCCAATACAACTCGCTTCCGTCCGCCTTGGAGGCGGCCGCCGCCTTGAAGGACATGGGCAAATACGTAAGGGTGGTGAGGGCTAGGTCGCCGGGCTCCGATGTGAGCTATCAACTATTGAAGTCTTTGAGGCTAGTCGAATTAATTAAGTCGGGCGTGCCGAAATTCGGCGTTGTGGGCTCGCCCAATAGGTGGCTCGTCTCGAGCAATTTGGGTCTCGTGATCACCGACTACGTCCCTCTAGAGGACACCTTAAGGGCGGTGGACCCCCTCGAGGGGCTAGAAGACGCACAGGAGCTGTTGGCTAGGGCAGAGTCGAGCGATTTCGGCGCGGCGAAGTTGGCCCCTATCGCGGCCTACGCTAAACGCCTCTTCGCGTTGGCGCGCTCTAGAGGCTGGGACGGGCTGACGTTAGGCTGTTGGTGTTTCGACAGGCAGGCGGCGGCCAGAATAGGATGGACGCCTTGCATAGCGCTGGCTCTCCTGAACCAAATGGGGATGCCGGCTTCGTGCGAGGGGGACCTCAGAGTCCTCTACTCCATCTACGTCCTCTCCAAACTGGCCGGCGCGCCCGCCTGGATGGGCAACGTGAATTGGGCCGAGGGCGACGTGGTGCTCTTAACTCACGACGGCGCCCCGCTGATAATGGCCGATAGATATAGAATAACCAAGCGTATGCTCACCAACGCCCCCGCGGCCATACAGGCCGAGATAGGCCCCGGCAGGCCCGCCACGCTGATGCGGGTATCGGCCGATTTGAAGAGGGCCCTATTGTTAAGAGCGGTGACGGCCAAGGCCGAGAGGATAGAGGCTTGTAACACTCAAGTGGCCTTTAAGGTGCTCAACGGACCTGCCGAGAGCGTAGTGAAGTCTGCCTTGGGCAACCACCTAGCTTTTGTCCTAGACGACGTATATGAGGAGACGCGCGAATATCTGGAGTATATAGGGGCTAAGGTGGTCCCATAG
- a CDS encoding SagB/ThcOx family dehydrogenase, whose product MGRRNILLVLALSPLYRLLLSLALAAIATGLLFSTPRRGPRALGPRAAGGEVFLPMPKLRGAMSVEEALARRRSVRSYLDSPLTIEELAQILWAAYGVSEVKWGLRTAPSAGAIYPLNVYVVVGEGGVSGLAAGVYKYLPSRHSLLLVKPGDVRRELFEAALRQYWVLKAPVSLVVSAVYEKTERIYGERGRVRYVHMDLGHLGQNVYLQATALGLGTVAVGAFDDDAVKNAVGLPEGETPLYIMPIGRVAKLYQIDEGALAEYYSKNRSTPLVPES is encoded by the coding sequence ATGGGCAGGAGAAATATTTTATTAGTCCTAGCGCTAAGCCCTCTATATAGGCTCTTATTGTCCTTAGCGCTAGCGGCGATTGCTACCGGCTTGCTGTTCTCGACGCCCCGTAGGGGGCCTAGAGCCTTGGGGCCTCGGGCGGCTGGAGGCGAGGTGTTTCTGCCAATGCCGAAGCTCAGAGGCGCTATGTCCGTCGAGGAGGCGCTGGCCAGAAGGCGGTCTGTCAGATCGTATTTGGATTCGCCTCTGACCATTGAAGAGCTCGCTCAGATCTTGTGGGCGGCCTACGGCGTCTCTGAAGTCAAGTGGGGCTTAAGGACCGCCCCAAGCGCGGGCGCCATATATCCCCTAAATGTATATGTAGTGGTCGGCGAGGGGGGAGTTTCGGGCTTGGCGGCTGGCGTCTATAAGTATCTGCCCAGCCGCCATTCCCTACTTCTAGTGAAGCCGGGCGACGTGAGGCGTGAGCTCTTCGAGGCCGCGCTGAGGCAATACTGGGTGCTCAAGGCCCCGGTCTCTTTGGTAGTCTCGGCTGTCTACGAGAAGACCGAAAGGATATATGGGGAGAGGGGGAGGGTTAGGTATGTCCATATGGACCTCGGCCATCTCGGCCAGAACGTATATCTACAGGCGACGGCGCTCGGCCTGGGCACTGTGGCCGTAGGCGCCTTCGACGATGATGCCGTCAAAAACGCCGTGGGGCTCCCAGAGGGCGAGACGCCTCTCTACATAATGCCCATAGGGAGGGTGGCCAAGCTCTATCAGATAGACGAGGGAGCCCTCGCCGAATACTATTCAAAGAACAGATCGACGCCCCTCGTCCCAGAGTCCTAA
- a CDS encoding MFS transporter has translation MAASWLKGNVGVMIISWFLFAISSALTYPYLSKYMELLGASEVDIGLATSLGSLANMLAVLPGGVLTDAIGRRRSIIIGTWGVTATQFLYASVVNWQMFVVVYVVDSALHFYQPALTAILLDSLPPERRGGGMMLTAILPQVPWLFLPPVGGYLLDSMGLMGMRVSFILSGIISATVALFRMRALEETVAVRRVPPRELAPALARSLAFWENLTDFDHFTIYVAVLGLLVNMASIPLQRFGVLYATKVLGLDNTMWGAIQSAATGIAIVFGLVMTPVIDRAPRATAMFSGLMLTASGFLIAGLWRHKVAIALAALTASVGSEVVTAVRRAVIGDRVEQIRRGKAMGASLALEYLGVVVGGLTGGLLYSFSPSLSFVVSAVIVVASSIYLAPHFLRDLGLWDEGRRSVL, from the coding sequence ATGGCCGCCAGCTGGCTTAAAGGCAACGTGGGCGTCATGATAATTTCTTGGTTCCTATTCGCAATATCGTCGGCGTTGACGTACCCCTACCTCTCTAAGTATATGGAACTACTCGGGGCGTCCGAGGTGGATATAGGCCTGGCGACTTCTCTGGGCTCTTTGGCCAACATGTTGGCGGTCCTGCCGGGGGGCGTCTTGACTGACGCCATAGGGAGGCGTAGATCTATCATAATAGGGACTTGGGGCGTGACGGCTACACAGTTCCTATATGCCTCTGTGGTTAACTGGCAGATGTTCGTTGTGGTCTACGTGGTGGATTCAGCGCTACATTTCTACCAGCCGGCCCTCACCGCCATACTTCTCGACTCGTTGCCGCCCGAAAGGCGCGGAGGCGGTATGATGCTCACGGCCATACTGCCGCAAGTGCCCTGGCTCTTTTTGCCCCCTGTGGGTGGGTACCTCCTGGACTCCATGGGGCTTATGGGCATGAGGGTATCGTTTATATTGTCGGGAATAATCTCGGCGACAGTCGCCCTGTTCAGAATGAGGGCTCTGGAGGAGACTGTGGCCGTACGGCGAGTCCCTCCAAGAGAGCTGGCGCCGGCGTTAGCCAGATCGCTCGCCTTTTGGGAGAACTTGACGGATTTCGACCACTTCACGATATATGTCGCCGTCTTGGGGCTTCTAGTAAATATGGCCTCCATACCGCTACAGAGGTTCGGAGTGCTGTACGCAACAAAGGTGTTAGGCCTAGATAACACCATGTGGGGCGCCATCCAGAGCGCAGCCACGGGCATAGCGATAGTCTTCGGCCTAGTCATGACTCCAGTTATAGACAGAGCGCCCAGGGCGACTGCCATGTTCTCAGGGTTGATGTTAACTGCCTCCGGCTTCTTGATCGCCGGGTTGTGGAGACATAAAGTCGCCATAGCGCTCGCGGCGTTGACCGCCAGCGTTGGCTCTGAGGTCGTCACTGCAGTGCGGCGTGCCGTAATAGGAGATAGAGTGGAGCAGATCAGGAGAGGCAAGGCCATGGGCGCCTCCCTTGCGTTAGAATATCTGGGTGTCGTCGTTGGGGGCCTTACAGGCGGCTTGCTCTATTCCTTCTCGCCTAGCCTCTCCTTCGTCGTGTCGGCCGTAATAGTAGTTGCGTCGTCTATATACCTGGCGCCGCATTTCTTGAGGGACTTAGGACTCTGGGACGAGGGGCGTCGATCTGTTCTTTGA
- the surE gene encoding 5'/3'-nucleotidase SurE: MKIVVTNDDGPHTPLLRPLVEALEARGHEVVVVVPERQRSAAGFARTYHKPLRIRRVGRYYVTNGFPTDSVFLALKLVAPDADLVLSGINVGENIGFESTYGSGTVAAAIQAGVLGRRALAASMEPDADLKGVLSVVLSFVDALEGYWREDLLAVSLNVPSGWSGKLVSPKALARGIYLEELHKYVDPRGEVFYWRWGPRRDDFPKETDAYAFYVERAATAVGICGDGICPVEDLVSLASKLLGGRQ; encoded by the coding sequence GTGAAAATAGTAGTGACTAACGACGACGGCCCCCACACGCCTCTGTTGAGGCCCTTGGTGGAGGCCCTCGAGGCGAGGGGCCACGAGGTGGTAGTCGTGGTGCCCGAGAGGCAGAGGAGCGCTGCCGGCTTTGCCAGGACCTACCACAAGCCCCTCAGGATAAGGAGAGTGGGGAGGTACTACGTGACTAACGGCTTCCCCACAGATTCTGTGTTCCTGGCCTTAAAGCTCGTGGCGCCAGACGCCGATTTAGTCCTAAGCGGGATAAATGTGGGCGAGAATATCGGCTTCGAGTCGACTTACGGTAGCGGCACTGTAGCCGCGGCCATACAGGCAGGCGTGTTGGGCCGTAGGGCACTGGCGGCTTCCATGGAGCCCGATGCCGACTTGAAGGGGGTACTTTCTGTGGTTCTGTCGTTTGTCGACGCGCTTGAGGGCTACTGGAGGGAAGACTTGCTGGCTGTCTCCCTCAACGTCCCCAGTGGCTGGAGTGGAAAGCTGGTGAGCCCCAAGGCCCTAGCGAGAGGAATCTACCTAGAGGAGCTCCATAAGTACGTGGACCCTAGAGGCGAGGTCTTCTACTGGCGTTGGGGACCTAGGCGGGACGACTTCCCGAAGGAGACTGACGCATATGCCTTCTACGTGGAGAGGGCCGCCACGGCCGTAGGGATCTGCGGCGACGGCATATGTCCTGTAGAGGATCTAGTCTCCTTGGCATCTAAGTTGTTGGGCGGTCGGCAGTAG
- a CDS encoding DUF402 domain-containing protein, with protein sequence MYKARIRGIFSTALTKLALDWGFSVTQPTEVIAERFGLARDTSPPDVTVKDHESKTGIVVMGRCEAVEAFVSRLKELDPFVVKAKDGIKDVFVGTPYEEGGRHYVKTPGGGVAEIPNRYVVYPSARLFTILKPPIGPKLGVAVPEIFVVGSYLELDTVGGVKFSRHIGAEDRLRLGIFADSKLKPLVQGLGVRFKSSARFASEDALAAEAKSLYEELLRISSGRWGEGELVRRGDCLYLVLFDAEAKLKLDEVRASVVPTIRGHHALRAQGLGRCLDLLDHAGVNAYEKITEYLARGAGYVLHIKPWGDVVVMRGSPVGFKNGVLVIKRTLRPGGVLDGIGVKIERGFYALTCVKPGATYVVHSYYDASGRHVGTYVNINSPVEVGRRAVYIDLLVDKVYTQGAWRLIDLEEAERYREYFPNRFKRPEELAPPDGLICTEEGLNQGPVT encoded by the coding sequence GTGTATAAGGCGAGGATAAGAGGCATATTCTCAACAGCCCTAACGAAACTGGCCTTGGACTGGGGGTTTTCGGTAACCCAACCCACTGAGGTCATAGCCGAGAGGTTCGGCTTGGCCCGAGATACAAGCCCTCCAGATGTGACGGTCAAGGACCACGAGAGTAAGACGGGCATCGTAGTGATGGGCCGTTGTGAGGCCGTTGAGGCCTTCGTCTCGCGCCTAAAGGAGCTCGACCCCTTTGTCGTCAAGGCTAAAGACGGCATAAAGGACGTCTTCGTCGGCACTCCATATGAGGAGGGAGGCAGACATTACGTCAAGACGCCAGGCGGAGGCGTGGCGGAAATACCTAACAGATATGTGGTGTACCCTTCGGCGAGGCTCTTCACGATCTTAAAGCCGCCCATAGGGCCTAAGCTCGGCGTGGCTGTACCCGAAATTTTCGTCGTGGGGTCGTATCTAGAGCTGGACACAGTCGGTGGGGTGAAATTCAGCAGACATATCGGCGCTGAGGATAGGCTGAGGCTCGGCATCTTTGCAGACAGCAAACTCAAACCTCTGGTGCAGGGACTGGGCGTCCGCTTTAAGTCGTCGGCGCGTTTCGCTTCTGAGGATGCCCTCGCGGCTGAGGCCAAGTCGCTATATGAGGAGCTCTTAAGGATCTCCTCGGGGCGTTGGGGAGAGGGCGAGTTGGTCCGCCGCGGCGACTGCCTATATTTGGTCCTCTTCGACGCAGAAGCCAAACTGAAACTCGACGAGGTGAGGGCCTCGGTCGTGCCCACCATAAGGGGGCACCACGCCCTGAGGGCACAAGGCCTCGGCAGGTGCCTAGATCTCTTGGACCACGCCGGCGTGAACGCCTACGAGAAGATAACTGAGTATCTGGCGAGGGGAGCTGGCTATGTGCTTCACATAAAGCCGTGGGGGGACGTCGTTGTCATGAGGGGCTCTCCCGTCGGCTTTAAGAACGGCGTTTTGGTCATAAAAAGGACGTTGAGGCCGGGCGGCGTGTTGGACGGAATTGGCGTCAAGATAGAGAGGGGCTTCTACGCCCTTACTTGCGTGAAGCCAGGTGCGACCTATGTAGTGCACAGCTACTACGACGCCTCGGGGAGGCACGTGGGGACCTATGTAAATATAAACAGCCCCGTCGAGGTCGGCAGGAGGGCCGTCTATATAGATCTCCTCGTCGATAAGGTCTACACGCAAGGGGCGTGGAGACTTATAGATCTAGAGGAGGCCGAGAGGTACCGCGAATACTTTCCAAACCGCTTTAAGAGGCCTGAGGAACTCGCGCCGCCAGACGGCCTCATATGTACAGAGGAGGGGCTAAATCAAGGACCCGTGACGTAG
- a CDS encoding SDR family oxidoreductase: protein MGVAVVTGSGRGIGRAIAVRLARDGYKVVVNAKKGKEEAEETLRTIRELGGDGAVVLADVATRDGCRALVQETLRLYGRLDVLVNNAGLGLFSRFLDADDRLIDKQIEVTLKSVIYCSQEGARAMSDGGVIINVASIAGITPFYGLSIYSAAKAAVINLTKALAVELAPKIRVNAVAPGVVKTKMGDSLLKLLGLDEEKFAERNTLLKRLVSPEDVAEAVAALVKIPTITGQVIVIDSGESLRHGSLI from the coding sequence ATGGGAGTCGCGGTAGTTACCGGATCGGGTAGAGGCATAGGGAGGGCCATCGCCGTAAGGCTGGCTCGCGACGGCTATAAGGTCGTCGTAAACGCGAAGAAGGGAAAGGAGGAGGCCGAGGAGACCTTAAGGACAATAAGAGAACTGGGGGGAGACGGCGCGGTCGTCCTCGCCGATGTGGCCACTAGAGACGGCTGTAGGGCTTTAGTCCAAGAGACCTTGAGGCTCTACGGGAGGCTCGACGTGCTTGTAAATAACGCTGGGCTCGGGCTCTTCTCGCGTTTTCTAGATGCCGACGATAGGCTAATAGATAAACAGATCGAGGTGACCCTGAAGTCTGTAATTTATTGTTCGCAGGAGGGAGCCAGGGCCATGTCGGACGGCGGCGTCATAATAAACGTAGCGTCGATCGCCGGGATAACTCCGTTCTATGGTCTCTCCATATATAGCGCCGCCAAGGCCGCCGTCATAAATCTGACCAAGGCCCTGGCCGTAGAGCTCGCGCCCAAGATTAGAGTAAATGCGGTAGCGCCCGGCGTCGTCAAGACTAAAATGGGGGACAGCCTCTTGAAGCTATTAGGCCTAGACGAGGAGAAGTTCGCCGAGAGGAACACCCTACTGAAAAGGCTCGTGTCGCCCGAGGACGTGGCCGAGGCCGTCGCGGCGTTGGTGAAAATACCGACAATTACCGGGCAGGTGATCGTGATAGATTCCGGCGAGTCGCTACGTCACGGGTCCTTGATTTAG